The segment CGCTGAGAGGGAAAAGATCGATCTCATCGTCATGGGGACCCGCGGACGCACCGGGCTGGTTCATGTCTTTCTGGGCAGTGTCGCCGAGCGGGTGGTTCGTCACGCCCCCTGCCCGGTCCTGACCGTCAAGCTCCCGGCGCGGAAAGGCGGAGAGGCGGCGAAAGAGGGGTAAGCGACATGACCGTGCAGCACGAGGCGTTGGCCCACTATCTCGAAGCGGTCCTCGGCGGCGTTGTACAGGTGCAGGCCGTTCGGCCGCTCACGGGTGATGAATCTCCCATCGCTGGGAAGGATCTCGGAGTTTTGCGGGGTCGCGATCTGAAGGCGTTCGGCTACGGCCGGCCGATCCAGATCGACCTGCTCCTGAACGGAACCCCTCGCTCCTACGTGCTGTCCACGATGCGGAGCGGTCCGGGCTTTGGCCACGATCACATGGCTGATAGGGCAGGCGCCTTGATCTGGGCGCATGACGCCTACGGGAAACTGGCGCGCCACGTGGAGAGCGTTGACGTCGGCTTCTTCACGCGCGAAGGGCAGTTGCAATCGGCCGGAGGCGCAGACGAGTACTTCCTCCTTGTGGAGAAGATTGAGGGGGCCACGTATCGGCTTGATCTGGAGCGGATTCGAACAGAGGGGAAGGCGACCGATCTGGATTTCGACCGGGCCAGGGCGTTGTCGGAATATCTGGCGAAGATCCACGCGGAGAAGGGTCGGGATGAACAACTGTACTTCCGTCGGATCCGCGATCTGATCGGCCATGGCGAGGGGATCATGGGGATTCTTGATGGGTATCCGCATGAGTATCCGCTCCTCCCTTGCAAACAGCAATACGTCGTAGAGAGCGGATGTGTGGCCTGGCGACAGTACCTGAAAGAGAAGACCACGCGCCTGAGCATCGTTCATGGGGACTTTCATCCCTGGAACATCCTCTTTCGAGAGGGCACCGATTTCACGCTGCTCGACCGGAGTCGTGGGGAGTGGGGGGAGCCGGCCGACGACATCGCAGCCCTCAGCATCAATTTCCTCTTCTTCTCGCTCTTGCGGTCGGGTCGCATGGAGGGGCCGTTCCGTGAGCTGTTTGATCTCTTCTACGGCGCATACCTTGAGCGGACCCGCGATCTGGAGCTGAACTCTGTAATCCCGCCCTTCTATGTCTTCCGGGCTCTGGTCATCGCGAGCCCGCGCTGGTACCCTGACCTTCCGGAGGAGGTGCGTGTCAAGTTGTTCCGGTTCGTCCGGACGATGCTCCGGGTCGACCAGTTCGATCACAAGGATCTCAATCGGTATCTGATGTGAGGCGATCGTGATGGCGTGGGTAGCGTGGTTCACCGGACTTCCAGGAAGCGGCAAGAGCAGCGTGGCCCGCGAGGCCGCCCGGCGCCTCGAGGCGCGCGGAATCCGGGTGCGGGTGTTGGAGCTTGACGAGATCCGACGGGTGGTCACCCCTTCGCCAAGCTACACAGCCCAGGAACGCGAGGTCGTATATCGCGCCCTGGCCTATATGGCGTGGCTTCTCTACCACGAAGGGATAAGTGTGATCATCGATGCGACCGCCCACAGGCGATGGTTTCGCGATGTCGCCCGCGCGCTGATTCCTGCATTTGCTGAGATCTATCTTCGCGCGTCGCTGCCGACGTGCCGCGCGCGGGCGGGGCATCGGTATGGCGGCTACGCCCCCGCCGATGTCTACGGGCAAGCGGGCCGCGAGGGTTCGACTGTTCCCGGCGTCGATGAGATGTATGAGCCGCCGCATCATCCTGAGCTGGTGCTTGATACCGAGGCGCTTCACGTGACGGACGCTGCAGAACAGGCGGTGAGGTTTCTTGAAGCATTTCAGGTCGGCCGGGCGACCAGTCTTATTGAATACGGATCGTGAGGACAGGCTGACCGCGGAGGAAGGGCCATGAGCGTGCTGGCGAACCGATGGAGGTTGGATTGCGTGGCTGAGCCCGATGAGCGAAGCGAGGCGTGCCCCTATTTGAAACGAGCCGTTCTGACGTCCCGATACCCAATCGAGGGATACTGTGTGGCGCACCCTCATGGCAGGCTTCGGGTCGTGACGATTGCGGAATTTCGTGAGTTGTGTACGACAGCCGGGTACGTGCAGTGTCAACTGTATCGCGAGTTGCACGATCTTGGCCAGGCCGAGGAAGATTCGGAGTGTGGGGCCGGCTGACACAGGAGCAGCAAAAAAGACCACCCTCACCCCAACCATCTCCCTCTCGAAGGGAGCGGGGAGGAGAAGGTGAGCCACACGAGTTTCGGGTGAGTTCTTGGCGAGTAAGACAGGAAGGAGGGACGACCATGGCGCTCGTAAAGTGGACACCATTCGGCGATCTGACCACGTTCAGGCGAGAGATGGACCGAGTGTTCGAGCGGTTTTTCGGCGAACTGCCTCGTCTGGACCTGTCCGGAGCGGGATGGACTCCGCACCTGGACATGACCGAAACCAAGGACCGCGTGATTGTGAAGGCTGAGCTTCCCGGACTGGAGGCCAAAGACCTGGATATTACCATCTCCGGGAACACGCTGAGCCTGAAGGGGGAGAAGCAACACGTCAAAGAGGAACATGACGAACACCATCACCTGCTTGAGCGCTCCTATGGGGCCTTTACTCGGACGGTCGAACTCCCGGCGCCGGTAGCCGCCGATAAGATCAAAGCGGCCTTCAAAAACGGTGTGCTGACTATCACCCTCCCGAAGACGGAGGAAGCCAAGCGAAAGGCGATCCCGATTCAGATTGAATGAGGAGAGAGCGATGAAGACACCCATTGTTGGACGCAGACGCTACGATACTGCTTCGTCCAAGAAGAGCGTGGGTTCCGAGACCGATTCTTACCTGGCCAAGGGAGCGCCCGGTAAGATGGTGGTATGTCACGGGTGCCATGCCATCTCGACGGGGAGACGATGGTATCAGGATGAGGAGGTCTACGCAAAGCTCCTCAAAGCAGAAACGTTGAGAGAGGTGTATTGTCCGGCGTGTGAAAAGATTCGTGACGGCTACCCGAGCGGGCAGGTGACGCTGAAGGGAGAGTTCCTGGCCGAGCATCAGGATGAGATCCTGCGTATCATTAGCAACGAGGAGAAACGGGCCAGGGGGCTTAACCCGCTTCACCGGATCATGAGCCTCCGCGAGGAGAACGGGCAGCTTGAGATTACGACAACCGATGAGAAGCTGGCGCAGCGGATCGGACGGGAGCTCCGCAAGGCCTGCGGGGGGACCGTCGCGTACGGCTGGTCGCATGATAACAAATTCCTCCGGGTGCAGTGGGAGCGTTGAGGGGCAGATCGATGTCGCAGGCGCTTGTTCAACGGTTACAGCAGCCGCCCATCGGCGAGCAGCGAGTCGAGATTGTCGAGCGGAAAGGGTTGGGTCATCCCGACTCGATCTGCGACGCTGTAATGGAGGAGATCGCGCGGGCCATCAACGCCGAATATCAACAACGTTTCGGCCGGGTCCTTCATAACAATATCGACAAGGGACTCCTGGTGGCGGGACGGGTGCGCCGGCGGCTCGGCGGCGGGCGCGTGCTGCAACCGATGGAGCTGGTGATCGGCGACCGTGCGACGTATCGCGTCGGGAGGGTCCGCGTCCCAATCAAGGAGATCGCGGTGGAGGCGGCTAAAGAGTGGTTGCGCAAGTCGCTGCGCCACCTGAATCCGGACAAGCACCTGCGATACCGGGTTGTGCTCGCGGAGGGCTCCGACGAATTGGCCGATATCTTCAGGCGCGAGGGGGTCAGAGAAGCCAATGACACCTCGGCGGCCGTCGGCTACGCGCCCCTGAGCGAGACCGAACAGATGGTTCTCTGGGTGGAGCGGCATCTGAACTCTACCGGCTTCAAGACGGTATTTCCTGAAACAGGGGAGGATGTGAAGGTCATGGGGGTCCGCGCGGACCGGGAGCTGAATCTGACGGTTGCCATGCCGCTCCTGTGCGAGGCGATTGCGTCTGAAGCGGCCTATTTCCGCAGGAAGACGGAGATTGTGCAGGCCCTGCGTCAGGCGTTACCGTTCTCGCCAGGCTTGGATAAGATCGGCCTGGTCTTGAATCCGCTGGATCGAGAGGGTCGCGGGCTGGGCGGCATGTACCTCTCGCTGCTCGGGACCTCTGCGGAGGACGCCGATTCCGGGCAGGTAGGACGGGGCAATCGTGTCAATGGGGTGATTCCGCTGAACCGGCCGGTAGGCGGCGAGGCGGCGGCCGGGAAGAACCCGGTCAGCCATATCGGTAAGATCTACACGGTTCTGTCGCACCGGATGGCCGATCAGATCTACCAGCGGGTCAATGGAGTGCGCGAGGTCTATGTCTGGCTTGTGGGTCAGATCGGTCAACCGGTCGATCAGCCGTGGGTGGCGGTCCAACTGATCCAGGCGTCTGATGCGGAGTATGAGCGGATCAGGCAAGAGTCTCAGATGGTAATCGATGGGGAACTGAACCGCTTGACCGATTTTTGCAGTGAGTTGACCGAGGGGAGGTATCCGGTTTGTTGAGGCCAAGGAAAGGAGTCGACGATGCGAGTTAAGGATCGAATGAGGCGCTCGCTGGTCAGTGTCGCACAGACCGACACGTTGGATCACGCGCTGACGACGTTGAAGCGGTTCAACATTCGCCACCTGCCGGTGGTCAAGGGGGACCGTGTAGTGGGGATTGTGTCGGATCGGGATGTCAAGAAGGCCGCCCCCTCTCCCTTCGACTATCCGACCGCGGAGGAGTTTCGGGCCTTTACGTCCGCGGTGACCGTCAAGGAGATCATGACGAAGGAGGTCGTCACGGTCGCTCCGCTCACCCCCATCGAGGAGGCGGCCAGCCTGATGAGTCAGAAGCGGATCGGCGCGCTGCCGGTCGTTCAGGAGGGAAGGCTGGTCGGGATGATCACGGAGACCGATGTCCTTGGTGTCATGACCGAGATGATGGGGGCTACGCAGACCGCGTCTCGCATCGAGATCGAGATTCCGGCGAGCCCAGGAACGCTCACCGAGGTCATCGGGATCGTCGAGGGACAGCAGGTGGAGATTGCCAGTCTCGTGACCCTGCCGGCTCGTGAAGGGGCGAGGCGTCTTGTGATCTTGAGGCTTCGGACCATCAATCCGGACCCCGTCGTCAGAGCGTTGGAGGAGCGCGGCTATCCGCAGGTTGTGGGCGAGTTCGT is part of the Candidatus Methylomirabilota bacterium genome and harbors:
- a CDS encoding phosphotransferase, whose amino-acid sequence is MTVQHEALAHYLEAVLGGVVQVQAVRPLTGDESPIAGKDLGVLRGRDLKAFGYGRPIQIDLLLNGTPRSYVLSTMRSGPGFGHDHMADRAGALIWAHDAYGKLARHVESVDVGFFTREGQLQSAGGADEYFLLVEKIEGATYRLDLERIRTEGKATDLDFDRARALSEYLAKIHAEKGRDEQLYFRRIRDLIGHGEGIMGILDGYPHEYPLLPCKQQYVVESGCVAWRQYLKEKTTRLSIVHGDFHPWNILFREGTDFTLLDRSRGEWGEPADDIAALSINFLFFSLLRSGRMEGPFRELFDLFYGAYLERTRDLELNSVIPPFYVFRALVIASPRWYPDLPEEVRVKLFRFVRTMLRVDQFDHKDLNRYLM
- a CDS encoding adenylyl-sulfate kinase, with protein sequence MAWVAWFTGLPGSGKSSVAREAARRLEARGIRVRVLELDEIRRVVTPSPSYTAQEREVVYRALAYMAWLLYHEGISVIIDATAHRRWFRDVARALIPAFAEIYLRASLPTCRARAGHRYGGYAPADVYGQAGREGSTVPGVDEMYEPPHHPELVLDTEALHVTDAAEQAVRFLEAFQVGRATSLIEYGS
- a CDS encoding Hsp20/alpha crystallin family protein, whose protein sequence is MALVKWTPFGDLTTFRREMDRVFERFFGELPRLDLSGAGWTPHLDMTETKDRVIVKAELPGLEAKDLDITISGNTLSLKGEKQHVKEEHDEHHHLLERSYGAFTRTVELPAPVAADKIKAAFKNGVLTITLPKTEEAKRKAIPIQIE
- a CDS encoding ATPase is translated as MKTPIVGRRRYDTASSKKSVGSETDSYLAKGAPGKMVVCHGCHAISTGRRWYQDEEVYAKLLKAETLREVYCPACEKIRDGYPSGQVTLKGEFLAEHQDEILRIISNEEKRARGLNPLHRIMSLREENGQLEITTTDEKLAQRIGRELRKACGGTVAYGWSHDNKFLRVQWER
- a CDS encoding methionine adenosyltransferase, translating into MSQALVQRLQQPPIGEQRVEIVERKGLGHPDSICDAVMEEIARAINAEYQQRFGRVLHNNIDKGLLVAGRVRRRLGGGRVLQPMELVIGDRATYRVGRVRVPIKEIAVEAAKEWLRKSLRHLNPDKHLRYRVVLAEGSDELADIFRREGVREANDTSAAVGYAPLSETEQMVLWVERHLNSTGFKTVFPETGEDVKVMGVRADRELNLTVAMPLLCEAIASEAAYFRRKTEIVQALRQALPFSPGLDKIGLVLNPLDREGRGLGGMYLSLLGTSAEDADSGQVGRGNRVNGVIPLNRPVGGEAAAGKNPVSHIGKIYTVLSHRMADQIYQRVNGVREVYVWLVGQIGQPVDQPWVAVQLIQASDAEYERIRQESQMVIDGELNRLTDFCSELTEGRYPVC
- a CDS encoding CBS domain-containing protein, coding for MRVKDRMRRSLVSVAQTDTLDHALTTLKRFNIRHLPVVKGDRVVGIVSDRDVKKAAPSPFDYPTAEEFRAFTSAVTVKEIMTKEVVTVAPLTPIEEAASLMSQKRIGALPVVQEGRLVGMITETDVLGVMTEMMGATQTASRIEIEIPASPGTLTEVIGIVEGQQVEIASLVTLPAREGARRLVILRLRTINPDPVVRALEERGYPQVVGEFVH